A DNA window from Vigna angularis cultivar LongXiaoDou No.4 chromosome 1, ASM1680809v1, whole genome shotgun sequence contains the following coding sequences:
- the LOC108338120 gene encoding NAC domain-containing protein 37 codes for MESCVPPGFRFHPTDEELVGYYLRKKVASQKIDLDVIKEIDLYRIEPWDLQERCRIGYEEQNEWYFFSHKDKKYPTGTRTNRATMAGFWKATGRDKSVYERTKLIGMRKTLVFYKGRAPNGQKTDWIMHEYRLETVENGPPQAKGWVVCRAFRKRTNGQTKTIEGWDRRYTYEEQACGVYSWVDPIDLMLRKPQRNNISAENLLYKKETRLMHAEEAMQLPELESPSMTIVKKQSSTSVSLISDNINKEDGSEKVTDWRALDKFVASQLSQEERHEIEGMSSFAGHSGSDMALLLLQNTNERNKFNPFLSAASSDCDIGICVFEK; via the exons ATGGAGTCGTGTGTCCCACCGGGGTTTCGCTTCCACCCAACAGATGAAGAACTTGTGGGTTATTATCTCAGGAAAAAAGTTGCTTCTCAGAAGATTGATCTTGACGTTATCAAAGAAATCGACCTATATCGCATTGAACCATGGGATCTCCAAG AGAGATGCAGGATTGGGTATGAGGAGCAGAATGAGTGGTATTTCTTTAgtcataaagataaaaaatatccAACTGGGACAAGAACCAACAGAGCTACAATGGCAGGATTTTGGAAGGCGACAGGAAGAGACAAATCAGTGTACGAAAGGACCAAACTTATTGGCATGAGAAAGACCCTCGTTTTCTACAAAGGAAGAGCCCCTAATGGACAGAAAACTGATTGGATCATGCACGAGTATAGGCTTGAAACTGTCGAGAATGGACCTCCACAGGCAA AAGGATGGGTTGTGTGCAGAGCATTCAGGAAAAGAACGAACGGTCAAACGAAGACTATCGAAGGGTGGGATCGAAGGTACACATACGAGGAACAAGCATGTGGTGTCTACTCTTGGGTGGATCCTATCGACCTTATGTTAAGGAAACCACAGCGGAACAATATTTCGGCTGAAAATTTGTTGTACAAGAAAGAGACAAGGTTGATGCATGCAGAAGAAGCGATGCAGCTTCCTGAGCTAGAAAGTCCTTCCATGACAATAGTGAAAAAGCAAAGCTCGACATCAGTGTCCCTTATATCAGACAACATTAACAAGGAAGATGGTTCTGAGAAGGTGACCGATTGGAGGGCACTTGACAAGTTTGTGGCTTCTCAGTTGAGTCAAGAAGAGAGGCATGAAATAGAAGGGATGTCAAGCTTTGCAGGTCACAGTGGGTCGGACATGGCATTGTTGCTACTCCAGAATACTAATGAAAGGAACAAGTTCAACCCTTTTCTAAGTGCAGCTTCATCAGACTGTGACATTGGGATATGTGTATTTGAAAAATGA